A window of Parambassis ranga chromosome 10, fParRan2.1, whole genome shotgun sequence contains these coding sequences:
- the LOC114442531 gene encoding protocadherin beta-16-like: MTGQILLFVSLIGFGSIMGQVSYNIPEEMTKGSLVGNIANDLGLQTKRLSSGKARIFTRDSEEYIELNRERGVLLVKERIDREALCKQTTPCALHFQIILENPMEFYTVTVQITDINDNAPTFEKSEKKFKISESAMIGAKFVLERAVDLDVGINGLKSYQLKPTDNFAVKVHNNADGNKNVQMVLQKPLDREKQEQISLVLTAVDGGEPQKSGTMLIVVTVLDANDNAPVFTQQTYKATVTENSPKGTVIATVTASDADQGSNSKMSYSITNTMDDIRKIFEVNEETGGVTLIGNVDFEETRIYQINLLASDDGGLTDLCKLIVDVQDINDNKPEITIMSKSAVVAEDAKLNTVVTMINIEDKDSGQNGKVKCFIDENIPFTLITSSNNFFSLVTDSDLDRETASEYNINVTCSDEGVPSLFSSVTLTLQISDVNDNAPVFERSSYEAYILENNTPGLSVFTVKARDADWNQNARVSYILEDSSVNGVPVSSYVSVSADSGVIHAVRSFDYEQIKDFKFRVKAQDGGSPPLSSNVTVKILIQDQNDNPPQVLYPVQTGGSLLAEMVPRSADVGYLVTKVVAVDVDSGQNAWLSYKLQKATDRAMFEVGLQNGEIRTIRQVTDKDAKKQRLTVIVEDNGQPSRSATVIVNVAVADSFPEVLSEYTDFTQDKENNDNLTFYLVLALAVVSFLFITCLVVIISVKIYRWRQSRILYHSNLPVIPYYPPRYSDTLGTGTLPHVYNYEVCRTTDSRKSDCKFGRAGSQNVLIMDRSSTATMQRMQSEKSILDEPDSPLEQILPQCLALL, encoded by the exons ATGACGGGGCAAAtactgttgtttgtctctcttatTGGATTCGGCTCGATCATGGGGCAGGTCAGCTACAATATTCCAGAAGAAATGACCAAAGGATCTTTAGTCGGAAATATAGCAAATGATTTAGGTTTACAAACTAAACGTCTGTCATCTGGTAAAGCGCGAATCTTTACACGAGACAGCGAGGAATACATCGAGCtgaacagagaaagaggagttCTCCTTGTTAAAGAGAGAATCGACAGAGAGGCGCTCTGCAAACAGACGACGCCGTGTGCTTTACATTTTCAAATTATTTTGGAAAATCCGATGGAATTTTACACCGTTACAGTTCAGATCACAGACATTAATGATAACGCACCAACCTTtgaaaaaagtgaaaagaaattcaaaatCAGTGAGTCTGCGATGATCGGGGCAAAATTTGTGCTGGAAAGGGCTGTGGATCTCGATGTTGGAATTAACGGTCTCAAGAGCTACCAGTTAAAACCAACAGATAATTTTGCTGTGAAAGTGCACAATAACGCAGATGGGAATAAAAACGTTCAGATGGTGTTACAGAAGCCTTTAGATAGAGAAAAACAAGAGCAGATATCTCTGGTGTTGACGGCTGTAGATGGAGGAGAGCCGCAGAAGTCAGGAACAATGCTGATTGTCGTTACAGTTTTAGATGCTAATGATAATGCTCCTGTTTTTACCCAGCAAACATATAAAGCTACAGTCACCGAGAATTCACCTAAAGGAACAGTTATTGCTACAGTTACAGCCTCAGATGCAGATCAAGGGTCCAATAGTAAAATGTCGTATTCAATAACAAATACTATGGATGATATCAGGAAAATATTTGAAGTGAATGAGGAAACTGGGGGCGTTACTTTAATTGGAAATGTTGATTTCGAAGAGACGCGAATCTATCAAATAAATTTACTTGCTAGTGATGATGGAGGACTAACAGATCTTTGCAAATTGATTGTAGATGTGCAAGATATAAATGATAACAAGCCAGAAATAACCATAATGTCAAAGTCAGCTGTTGTAGCAGAGGATGCTAAGCTCAATACTGTCGTTACAATGATAAACATAGAAGACAAGGACTCAGGACAGAACGGAAAAGTAAAATGTTTTATCGACGAAAACATCCCTTTCACTTTAATAACATCATCCAACAATTTTTTTAGTTTAGTGACAGACAGTGATTTGGACAGAGAGACTGCATCTGAGTATAATATCAATGTGACGTGCTCTGATGAAGGAGTGCCCTCCCTCTTCAGCAGCGTCACTCTTACCTTACAGATCTCAGATGTAAATGACAACGCACCTGTCTTTGAGAGGAGCTCATATGAGGCCTACATTTTAGAAAACAACACACCAGGTCTCTCTGTATTCACAGTGAAAGCCAGAGACGCTGACTGGAACCAGAATGCGCGTGTTTCTTACATACTGGAGGACTCCTCTGTTAACGGAGTGCCAGTCTCCTCATATGTGTCCGTTAGTGCTGATAGTGGAGTCATTCACGCGGTGCGCTCTTTTGACTACGAACAGATCAAAGACTTCAAGTTCCGCGTCAAAGCGCAGGATGGAGGCTCTCCTCCACTCAGTAGCAACGTGACAGTGAAAATACTGATCCAGGACCAGAACGACAATCCCCCTCAGGTTCTGTATCCAGTCCAGACTGGTGGCTCTCTCTTGGCTGAGATGGTGCCTCGTTCAGCAGATGTGGGCTATCTGGTGACTAAAGTGGTGGCTGTTGATGTGGACTCTGGACAGAATGCCTGGCTCTCCTATAAACTGCAGAAAGCCACAGACAGGGCGATGTTTGAAGTTGGCTTACAGAATGGAGAAATCAGAACTATCCGCCAAGTCACTGATAAAGACGCAAAGAAACAGAGACTGACTGTTATAGTGGAGGACAATGGGCAGCCGTCTCGTTCAGCTACAGTCATTGTTAACGTGGCGGTGGCGGACAGCTTCCCTGAAGTGCTGTCGGAGTACACTGACTTTACACAGGACAAGGAGAACAATGACAACCTGACTTTTTACTTAGTGTTGGCTCTGGCTGTagtttccttcctcttcatcacgtGTTTAGTGGTCATTATATCGGTGAAAATCTACAGATGGAGACAGTCTCGCATCCTGTATCATTCCAACCTCCCTGTGATTCCATATTATCCTCCACGTTACTCAGACACTTTGGGGACAGGGACTCTCCCTCACGTGTACAATTACGAGGTGTGCAGGACGACTGACTCCAGAAAGAGTGACTGTAAGTTCGGCAGAGCTGGTAGTCAGAACGTGCTGATAATGGACCGCAGTTCTACAGCAACGATGCAGCGGATGCAGAGTGAGAAGAGCATCCTGGATGAACCAGACTCTCCTCTAGAG CAAATCCTCCCAC AATGCCTGGCTCTCCTATAA